In the genome of Shewanella denitrificans OS217, the window TGAGAGTGCGTGGCATGATATCAGGTCCTTGATTAAAACTAGCAGGGTTATACAAACCAAACTTTGCCTTCCCTATTACTTTTTTATCTGTCCAAGCAGTTCTATTTCCTTGTTGAACATTATGAAATGTTAAGTCAGAAGAACTTAATGGGCTCACAATTTTTCCATCAAAAAACTCTCTGGATTCATGCTTACATTTTTTACCGTAAAGAACTATAGCTTCATTTTTGAAAGTTCCCTTTTCTATACGCCAAAGTTCATTAACATCAAAAGTAACAGCACGGTGTGAATTTAGATAATTTCCTTTTCTAAATAAGTTGTGATGATGCGCGTTAAGTACACTATCAGGGAGGATACAACCAATAACAGCATTTTCTAGAAGATACCTTTCAATGGCATGTAAAAGAAATACAGTGGCCATCTCAATATGTAAGTGAGATGAACCCTCAGGTTTAATCCCATAGTTTTCAGCTCTCTGACGTAAAGCATTTTTGTATGGATTATTTGCTACTTTACTTAATGCTAACCAAGGAGGGTTTGTAACAACACCGTTAAATTGACCCGCAACAAGTCCTGGTCTATAGCTATTTCTTAGTACAAATGCCCAAATTCCATTTCGTCCATCACGTTGAAGTTGATCTAGTGCATTCAGTAAATCATGAGAAAAATCTTTAACTGAAGTGATATCTGCTAAAGATAAGACTGAACTGCTCTCATTTAGTAATTTATTGACCATATTATCAGTTATTTTTTTTGTAATAGCAGACTTTTCTTGGTCAGCACTGTACATCGCAATTTCATAACCTCTATCGATAATCATTTCAAACAGCATTCTACATTCTGGTGTGATGAGAAATGCTGGAAGATTAATTTCTATGTTATCAAGTGAAAGAGTGTGGAATTTCTCTTCTTTTTTTAAGTCATTAATTTTTGAAATAGGTGTAACAGCAAATAATGAGTCAGCGTGGTAAATTGGTATTGCTATTTCACCAGCATCTAGACCACCGAACCAATCGCGAGCAGCCAATACCCAGCTAACTTTGGCCAACATTACAGCGAGAGGGTCGATATCAAACCCTGTTATTGCTTTAGATAGTCGTATCATCCCACCATTGCTGGCAGATACACCTAATTTCATGAGTCGGTGTTTGCTCTGTTTAACAACTTCTATTACCATTGCCCCAGATCCACAACACATATCAACTAATAGTGGATCAACGTTTTCAGGTAACTTATCAAAAACATTTTTTACAACCTTTTGAGCTAGCCAAGCAGGCGTCCATTCTTGACCTAACAATATACGATGCGATCTTCTGGCTAATTGAGCCATCAATGTACCAAACAAGTCTTCTTCAGGTACTGATTTAAAATCATATGCTCTTAAATCACTTTGAATGTCTTTCGCTATTGGAATTAAATGAATTGCATATGGCGTATCATTTAGCCAGCCGAAATAGTCATATTCAACAAGATTTGTTAAGCCTTTAGCTTTAAAAAAGGAACCATTCAAAATGGACTCTATTTCTGCATTGTCACTTTTCAAAGCTTTGCTTTCTAACACATTGGCGCAAAGTAATTTTGCAAGAGTTAGCATGTAAAGTTCAGAAATATAGGACTCTTCATCGAATGATTTTGTATCTTCAGAATCACCAATATAAGAAACAAAATCAATCCAGAGCTTTTTAATCAGATCTGAATATTTTTTGTTACTTTCAAATGCTTGCGTTACTATGTCTCGAACAGCATTAATATGTTGCGCACAGAAAGTACTTTCGAATCCTAAGTCAAAAGATAAAGTTTTCGCGCCAAGAGGCCTAGCACCCTCTCGACCGAGATACCGTGTTAAAAAATAATAGAGAGATAATGCATCATCAGCATTTCTTGAAAGATCAACTTGTTCCAATTCTTCCAGTACAACATGTTCTCGTCCGTATGTTGTAGCACCTGCAATATATGAAAGAGGTAATACTTCAGAAATTCGATAGGCATGCCATCTAACGGTATCCGAAAGTACTCCGATAATAATTTCTTTATTGTGGTTTTTATTAAGAAGTGATGCACAATAATCCTTTACTTGTCCATAACCTGCTTCAAAAATTGTTTGTACAGTAAGGTCTTTTTCATATTCAATTACAGTCGCACCAATAAGGGTATCAACAAACCCTGAACGCACCTTTCCATTTTTATGAAATTTTACGTGCTCTTCACTCCCCAGTGCATGATATTTGACCCACCAAGGTGCTTCAGGGAACATTTGAGGGAGGTACTGGGAAAATGAATCACGTACCTTGGCTTCAGAAGCTTTATTTTTAACGAGTAATATTGCATTATTAATGTGATTTTTTGCCACTTCGATATCAAAAATAATATCCATATTAATACCTTATTATTTATGCGCTTTCCTTCGCAGAACCGCATCTTGAATTAGTTTTCTTAGTTCGTGTACCGCTAGGGGGGCATCTTCTTCAGAGAAAAAGCTTTTAGCGAATTCAATATCAATATGCTCAATGATTTCATTACACTTTTCAGATATTTTGGTAGTTGATAATTTTTGACCAAGAATTGAAAACTTTTTCCAAGTTATTGGTTCAAAATTTGGAACTGGTAAACGACGTAAATGTGTAGCTTCTACTTTTAAGGCTCCACCACCCATAACACTTGATGTATATTCAAGAGCTGCTTTACACCAAGATGAATTAAGTAATGCTAGTAACGCGTAAACATCAAAAACTGAATTGTCATTTAGACAAATTGTTGAAAAATTAGCATCAATTAAACATAAACGTCCAGGATTAAAAAATGTCTTTGGAGAGTCATTGTTTACTCTCGGTATAAATAAATCAGGTTTATGTCTTTTTACAAATTCTGGAAGCATATACCAAAACTTGGGTGGTATATTTTGTTTTATTTTAGATGTTCTTATATTTGGTTTTACAGCCGATAGTTCAACTATCTTTTTGGGTATATTATCTGTTCCAAAATTCAATGTTTCAGCTTTTTTAATTAAAAACTCTAACTCACTATTTATAATTCGGTATGATTCTTTTGCTAAAATACCGTTTGTCTCTATATCATCGAATAATGCATGATTTTGCAGTGATAAGGCTCTGCCTTTTAGCTCTAATTGATCAATAACATAATGTTTTGGTAGTTCAGATTGTCGACGTAAAACATGTTGAAGACAAGATCTATCAATTTTAATCTTGCCATAATTGAATGATTTTGAAAGTTGTACCTCTACATTTTCCCCATCAATTCCGCATGCTTCTACGTAAAAAAAAGAGTTAGCTCCAGTCCGCAGGCCTTGTCCAATATCTATACCCATTTCTTCTAGTGAAGAAATGGGTATAGATTTGATGCTATTTACTAACCATTTGTGTAAATCTAACGGTAAATTTACGTATGAAAAATTCGAAGAATTAGTGCTCTCATCTTCTATTTTATGGAACCATTTTTGTTTTCTACATACGCCTTCAATATTTCTAATGACATGTGAAAATGGTACGTGAATTACTTCAATGTTTTCTGATTTAAATTGAGTACCTTCTTTTAACCATTTCCTTGCTTGGTCTGAAAAATATTTTTCTTTATTTTCACGACCAGGGTATACATTATCTAACAGGCTATTAGTTCCTATTGATTTTTTTGATATTTTAATATTAAGAAAAGTGTCGTTATTCATGGGTTGAAAAGCGGATGCTTTACGAGGTTCTCTGCGAGCAATTAAAAGCGTTGTTTTTACTTGAGCATTAGTAAACCAGCAAGCGTGCTCATCTTCAACAATAAACTGAATCTTGAACCAACGAAGAAGTAGATAGTGAATGATCAATGCATAATCTCTAGAAAGCCATGATTCTGGTAGTACTAATGCTAAATATCCTCCATTTTTTACTAAAGCAGCACTTAGTATCCAAGAAGGAACTG includes:
- a CDS encoding Eco57I restriction-modification methylase domain-containing protein, which produces MDIIFDIEVAKNHINNAILLVKNKASEAKVRDSFSQYLPQMFPEAPWWVKYHALGSEEHVKFHKNGKVRSGFVDTLIGATVIEYEKDLTVQTIFEAGYGQVKDYCASLLNKNHNKEIIIGVLSDTVRWHAYRISEVLPLSYIAGATTYGREHVVLEELEQVDLSRNADDALSLYYFLTRYLGREGARPLGAKTLSFDLGFESTFCAQHINAVRDIVTQAFESNKKYSDLIKKLWIDFVSYIGDSEDTKSFDEESYISELYMLTLAKLLCANVLESKALKSDNAEIESILNGSFFKAKGLTNLVEYDYFGWLNDTPYAIHLIPIAKDIQSDLRAYDFKSVPEEDLFGTLMAQLARRSHRILLGQEWTPAWLAQKVVKNVFDKLPENVDPLLVDMCCGSGAMVIEVVKQSKHRLMKLGVSASNGGMIRLSKAITGFDIDPLAVMLAKVSWVLAARDWFGGLDAGEIAIPIYHADSLFAVTPISKINDLKKEEKFHTLSLDNIEINLPAFLITPECRMLFEMIIDRGYEIAMYSADQEKSAITKKITDNMVNKLLNESSSVLSLADITSVKDFSHDLLNALDQLQRDGRNGIWAFVLRNSYRPGLVAGQFNGVVTNPPWLALSKVANNPYKNALRQRAENYGIKPEGSSHLHIEMATVFLLHAIERYLLENAVIGCILPDSVLNAHHHNLFRKGNYLNSHRAVTFDVNELWRIEKGTFKNEAIVLYGKKCKHESREFFDGKIVSPLSSSDLTFHNVQQGNRTAWTDKKVIGKAKFGLYNPASFNQGPDIMPRTLIFHDFTPGTQHTPKWKISPIDRTVSDFRYLVTQAKKHKHFTLNADSVSDTFIYDILLSNHLTPFGISTPAKGLLPILKVDNGTWESVSEIDLSSFSYGTYSAFKKIFKESRTTSAEFFDKLNTNRGKLVSQNIPTHGWLILYGAGGSNVCSTYIKSNAYSQNKLIIDQTLYWSHVQSEEEALYLTGLLNSEAVCLVIKEFQPRGAFGERHIHKLPIGATPPYNPMDIVHIEVVATTKQLMVDWDNFKKSIPDEIMQLLNPNSSSLSIRRRKIREKIKNLPSYPAYEQACRDLYGL
- a CDS encoding Eco57I restriction-modification methylase domain-containing protein produces the protein MSPTESFATKEGFVGEAERRKRLGQYFTGVRLGKLLASLANVSIAKSVIDPMAGNGDMLASCLDLGVPSNSLSAIEIDPIAYHGCVSRIKGGDIILGNAFNLKSFESLKLKQWDLVITNPPYVRYQSMSLKAGEEFLLPDAKEVRNGLYSIIDSLTSLDKIDKTLFKELIHGYSGLSDLAVPSWILSAALVKNGGYLALVLPESWLSRDYALIIHYLLLRWFKIQFIVEDEHACWFTNAQVKTTLLIARREPRKASAFQPMNNDTFLNIKISKKSIGTNSLLDNVYPGRENKEKYFSDQARKWLKEGTQFKSENIEVIHVPFSHVIRNIEGVCRKQKWFHKIEDESTNSSNFSYVNLPLDLHKWLVNSIKSIPISSLEEMGIDIGQGLRTGANSFFYVEACGIDGENVEVQLSKSFNYGKIKIDRSCLQHVLRRQSELPKHYVIDQLELKGRALSLQNHALFDDIETNGILAKESYRIINSELEFLIKKAETLNFGTDNIPKKIVELSAVKPNIRTSKIKQNIPPKFWYMLPEFVKRHKPDLFIPRVNNDSPKTFFNPGRLCLIDANFSTICLNDNSVFDVYALLALLNSSWCKAALEYTSSVMGGGALKVEATHLRRLPVPNFEPITWKKFSILGQKLSTTKISEKCNEIIEHIDIEFAKSFFSEEDAPLAVHELRKLIQDAVLRRKAHK